The genomic region GGACCCGTGAGCGGCTCGCCACGCTCCGTCCGGCCGGGCGGCGCGGGCCATCCGGCGCCGGCGCTGCTACAGTTCCCGTCGTGACCGGACTCGGCTCCCTCGGGCGGCTCCTCCTCGGCGCGGGCGCGCTGCTGGTGGCGCTCGGCCTGCTGCTCCTCGCGGCGGAGCGCTTCCCGGGCCTCCGGATCGGCCGGCTCCCCGGCGACCTCTCCGTGGAGCGGGGCAACTTCCGCTTCTACTTCCCGCTCGCCACCTCGCTGCTCCTGAGCCTGGCGCTCTCCGCGCTCCTCTGGCTCTGCGGGCGTCGCTGACCCTCCCCATGCTCTCCTCCTCCGCCTTCCTCCTCTTCACGCTCGCCGCCGGCGCCCTCATCGTGGTGCCCGGCCCGGCCGTCACCTTCATCGTCGCGCGCAGCCTGCAGCAGGGGCGGCGGGCGGGGCTCATCTCCGCCATGGGGATCGCGAGCGGGGGGCTGGTCCACGTGGCCGCGGCGGTGCTCGGGCTGTCGGCGCTGCTCGCCTCCTCGGCGGTC from Anaeromyxobacter paludicola harbors:
- a CDS encoding DUF2905 domain-containing protein → MTGLGSLGRLLLGAGALLVALGLLLLAAERFPGLRIGRLPGDLSVERGNFRFYFPLATSLLLSLALSALLWLCGRR